Proteins encoded by one window of Cupriavidus sp. EM10:
- a CDS encoding DUF2970 domain-containing protein: MATDDPVHRKASFVQTVRAVLWSFVGLRKGSEHESDMARLNPVHVIIAGLIAAAVFVAVLIAIVRVVVSQA; the protein is encoded by the coding sequence ATGGCGACGGACGATCCGGTGCATCGCAAGGCGTCATTCGTGCAGACGGTGCGCGCGGTGTTGTGGTCGTTTGTCGGGCTGCGCAAGGGGTCGGAGCACGAATCCGACATGGCGCGGCTGAACCCGGTGCATGTGATCATCGCCGGGCTGATTGCGGCGGCGGTGTTCGTGGCGGTGCTGATCGCCATCGTGCGCGTCGTGGTCAGCCAGGCATAG
- a CDS encoding cytochrome c oxidase subunit 3, which yields MSANRANAPYYFVPGPSRHPITAAFGLLMTGAGAAGWVNGQPWAPYLCGFGLVWFLFVLKSWFGDAIGESEGGLYGKNIDTSFRWSMGWFIFSEVMFFAAFFGALFYARTIAMPWLGDLNNKIIWPDFSAVWPNTGPAGTVETFQTMGPWPIPTINTALLLTSGVTLTWAHHALLAGKRNQLIQGLVLTILLGAIFMCLQVYEYMHAYHELNLKLTSGVYGSTFFLLTGFHGFHVTMGAIMLAVVLGRVLKGHFTPDHHFAFEGAAWYWHFVDVVWLGLYVVVYWL from the coding sequence ATGAGTGCGAATCGCGCAAACGCCCCGTACTACTTCGTGCCGGGCCCGTCGCGCCATCCGATCACGGCGGCGTTCGGCCTGCTGATGACCGGCGCGGGAGCCGCCGGTTGGGTCAACGGGCAGCCGTGGGCGCCATACCTGTGCGGCTTCGGCCTGGTGTGGTTCCTGTTCGTGCTCAAGAGCTGGTTTGGCGACGCCATCGGCGAATCCGAGGGCGGGCTGTACGGCAAGAACATCGACACCTCGTTTCGCTGGTCGATGGGCTGGTTCATCTTCTCCGAGGTGATGTTCTTCGCGGCCTTCTTCGGCGCGCTGTTCTACGCCCGCACCATCGCCATGCCGTGGCTGGGCGACCTGAACAACAAGATCATCTGGCCGGACTTCTCGGCCGTGTGGCCGAACACGGGCCCGGCGGGCACCGTGGAAACCTTCCAGACCATGGGTCCGTGGCCGATTCCGACGATCAACACGGCGCTGCTGCTGACCTCGGGCGTGACGCTGACCTGGGCGCACCACGCGCTGCTGGCCGGCAAGCGCAACCAGCTGATCCAGGGCCTGGTGCTGACCATCCTGCTGGGCGCGATCTTCATGTGCCTGCAGGTCTACGAATACATGCACGCCTACCACGAGCTGAACCTGAAGCTCACGTCGGGGGTCTACGGTTCGACGTTCTTCCTGCTCACGGGCTTCCACGGTTTCCACGTGACGATGGGCGCGATCATGCTGGCGGTGGTGCTGGGCCGCGTGCTCAAGGGCCATTTCACGCCCGATCACCACTTCGCGTTCGAAGGCGCCGCCTGGTACTGGCACTTCGTGGACGTGGTCTGGCTGGGCCTGTACGTGGTCGTGTACTGGTTGTAA
- a CDS encoding twin transmembrane helix small protein — MRFVIIVAFILIIGSLSSALFFMMRDRGRTPNMMRSLMLRVGFSIALFLFILFSHWMGWIQSTGIHMAP; from the coding sequence ATGCGCTTTGTCATCATCGTCGCCTTCATCCTGATCATCGGCAGCCTGTCGTCCGCGCTGTTCTTCATGATGCGCGACCGTGGCCGCACGCCCAACATGATGCGCTCGCTGATGCTGCGCGTCGGCTTCTCGATCGCCCTGTTCCTGTTCATCCTGTTCTCGCACTGGATGGGCTGGATCCAGAGCACCGGCATCCACATGGCGCCCTGA
- a CDS encoding SURF1 family protein — protein sequence MIAALVVVAVTCALGNWQLGRAHEKIDRAARLAALATQAPVDLAASQAGAAPLLDRHVRARGSFDDSRTVLLDNRPHGNGTDSRAGFLVLTPLRLAAGGQVLVLRGWLPRDAQDRTRIAPFPTPAGEVTVEGTALAGVPRVYSLGQDPAAEAGRKIRQNIDLAAFARETGAPLLPVVLEQSTDNGDGLARDWAPADLGADRHYGYAAQWFGLAALTVVLVAVQGWRRARREAGQAPATE from the coding sequence ATGATTGCCGCGCTGGTGGTGGTTGCCGTGACCTGCGCGCTGGGCAACTGGCAACTGGGTCGCGCGCACGAAAAGATCGACCGCGCGGCGCGGCTGGCCGCGCTGGCCACCCAGGCTCCGGTGGATCTGGCTGCCAGCCAGGCTGGCGCCGCGCCGCTGCTGGACCGCCACGTGCGCGCACGCGGCAGCTTCGACGACAGCCGGACGGTGCTGCTCGACAACCGCCCGCACGGCAACGGCACCGACAGCCGCGCCGGCTTCCTGGTGCTGACGCCGCTGCGGCTGGCCGCCGGCGGCCAGGTGCTGGTGCTGCGTGGCTGGCTGCCGCGCGACGCACAGGACCGCACGCGCATAGCCCCATTCCCGACGCCGGCGGGCGAGGTGACCGTCGAGGGCACCGCGCTGGCCGGCGTGCCGCGCGTGTACAGCCTGGGCCAGGACCCCGCCGCCGAGGCCGGCCGCAAGATACGTCAGAATATCGACCTTGCCGCGTTTGCGCGTGAGACCGGTGCGCCACTGCTGCCGGTGGTGCTGGAGCAGTCGACCGACAACGGCGACGGCCTGGCGCGCGACTGGGCACCCGCCGATCTGGGTGCCGACCGCCACTATGGCTATGCCGCGCAGTGGTTCGGGCTGGCCGCGCTGACCGTGGTGCTGGTGGCCGTGCAGGGCTGGCGCCGCGCCCGGCGCGAAGCCGGGCAGGCCCCGGCAACCGAATGA
- a CDS encoding cytochrome C oxidase subunit I translates to MNVQTPSMPQQDPSATPDPRIDARTRRGRLQMLMLLLVCASPVLFSYFTYYVIKPSGASTNYGALVDPQRPMPAVELVNERGESVPLTSMRGKWLMLMTDPSACDEACARKLFTMRQIRAGQGEDRERIVPVWLIQDAGKVDDRLSTAYNEPYAGVRFLRMDRAAIAQWLPAQDGSRAEDTIFLVDPLGNLMMRWPKDPDPKKVSGDLKKLLKYSRIG, encoded by the coding sequence ATGAACGTACAGACACCTTCCATGCCGCAGCAAGATCCCTCGGCCACGCCCGACCCCCGCATCGACGCGCGCACGCGCCGTGGCCGCCTGCAGATGCTGATGCTGCTGCTGGTGTGCGCATCGCCGGTGCTGTTCTCGTATTTCACCTATTACGTGATCAAGCCCAGCGGCGCCAGCACCAACTATGGCGCGCTGGTGGACCCGCAGCGCCCGATGCCGGCCGTCGAACTGGTCAACGAGCGCGGCGAGTCCGTGCCGCTGACATCGATGCGCGGCAAGTGGCTGATGCTGATGACCGATCCGTCCGCCTGCGACGAGGCCTGCGCGCGCAAGCTGTTCACGATGCGCCAGATCCGCGCGGGGCAGGGCGAGGACCGCGAGCGGATCGTGCCGGTCTGGCTGATCCAGGATGCCGGCAAAGTGGACGATCGGCTATCTACCGCCTACAACGAACCGTATGCCGGCGTGCGTTTCCTGCGCATGGACCGTGCCGCCATCGCACAATGGCTGCCGGCCCAGGACGGCAGCCGCGCCGAGGACACGATTTTCCTGGTCGACCCGCTCGGCAACCTGATGATGCGCTGGCCGAAGGACCCCGACCCGAAGAAGGTGAGCGGCGATCTCAAGAAGCTGCTCAAGTATTCGCGCATCGGCTAA
- a CDS encoding heme A synthase, with translation MLLQLAIIGILIALLPLSYVMVRGSRDKYRKLVWITAFLTLDLIMFGSFTRLTDSGLGCPDWPGCYGHSNPHAAMEPIRAAETALPSGPVTLVKAWIEMIHRYFAMAVGVLIISLMVLAWVKRRELKQSPWFATAVFVLVCVQGAFGMLTVTMKLQPIIVVTHLMLAMLLLASLIWLGSRNDRPHMVAPQAASLRWAGLLAIVLLVIQIFLGGWVSTNYAVLACTDFPLCNGQVVPEMDFRHGFTLWRQLGMTADGDYIPHAALVAIHWVHRGFAFVVLGYLLWFGLRARRLEGLARHGKWLLAVLALQLATGMSNIVFDWPLVAAVAHNGGAALLLMLLLRLNYNIGLATRSAGAAAQSAIAARAT, from the coding sequence ATGCTGCTCCAGCTCGCCATCATCGGCATCCTGATCGCCCTGCTGCCACTGTCCTATGTGATGGTGCGCGGCAGCCGTGACAAATATCGCAAGCTCGTGTGGATCACGGCGTTCCTGACGCTCGACCTGATCATGTTCGGCAGCTTCACGCGGCTGACTGACTCCGGGCTGGGCTGCCCGGACTGGCCGGGTTGCTATGGCCATTCGAATCCGCATGCGGCGATGGAGCCGATCCGTGCCGCCGAGACGGCGCTGCCGAGCGGCCCGGTGACGCTGGTCAAGGCCTGGATCGAGATGATCCATCGCTATTTCGCCATGGCGGTGGGCGTGCTGATCATTTCGCTGATGGTGCTGGCGTGGGTGAAACGGCGCGAACTGAAGCAGTCGCCCTGGTTTGCCACGGCGGTGTTCGTGCTGGTCTGCGTGCAGGGCGCGTTCGGCATGCTGACGGTGACCATGAAGCTGCAGCCGATCATCGTGGTCACGCACCTGATGCTGGCGATGCTGCTGCTGGCGTCGCTGATCTGGCTGGGATCGCGCAACGACCGGCCGCATATGGTGGCGCCCCAGGCTGCGTCGCTGCGCTGGGCGGGGCTGCTGGCCATCGTGCTGCTGGTGATCCAGATTTTCCTGGGCGGGTGGGTCAGTACCAACTACGCGGTGCTGGCCTGTACCGATTTCCCGCTCTGCAACGGCCAGGTGGTGCCCGAGATGGACTTCCGCCACGGTTTCACGCTGTGGCGCCAGCTGGGCATGACGGCCGATGGCGACTACATCCCGCACGCGGCGCTGGTGGCCATCCACTGGGTGCATCGCGGCTTTGCCTTCGTGGTGCTGGGCTACCTGCTGTGGTTCGGGCTGCGCGCCCGCCGGCTGGAAGGGCTGGCGCGCCACGGCAAGTGGCTGCTGGCCGTGCTGGCGCTGCAACTGGCTACCGGGATGTCGAATATCGTGTTCGACTGGCCGCTGGTGGCGGCGGTGGCACATAACGGCGGAGCAGCCCTGCTGCTGATGCTGTTGCTCCGTCTCAACTACAATATCGGCCTCGCGACCCGCTCCGCAGGCGCCGCCGCCCAATCCGCAATCGCGGCGCGCGCCACATGA
- the cyoE gene encoding heme o synthase: MKDKIPVVTATHPHSSVGRIRHLARQYAALTKPRVTQLAVFCSVIGMFLATPGMVPWSVLIGAAAGIWLLAGAAFAINCLVEQKIDALMRRTAWRPSATGEITTTQTLIFSAILGGAGMWLLHVFANDLTMWLTFATFLGYAVVYTILLKPATPQNIVIGGLSGAMPPALGWAAVAGTVPAEAWFLVLIIFTWTPPHFWALALYRRADYAKSGLPMLPITHGERYTLLHILLYTLVMIAATLLPFVYGMSGVIYLVAALGLGLVFLGYAWKLFRNYSDQLAQRTFRYSILYLSLLFAALLVDHYFKFVPQV; this comes from the coding sequence ATGAAGGACAAGATTCCCGTGGTTACCGCTACCCACCCCCATTCCTCCGTGGGACGAATTCGTCACCTGGCCCGCCAATACGCCGCACTGACCAAGCCGCGCGTGACGCAGCTGGCCGTGTTCTGCTCCGTCATCGGCATGTTCCTGGCCACGCCGGGCATGGTGCCCTGGTCGGTCCTGATCGGCGCCGCCGCCGGTATCTGGCTGCTGGCCGGCGCGGCCTTCGCCATCAACTGCCTGGTGGAACAGAAGATCGACGCGCTGATGCGCCGCACGGCCTGGCGCCCGTCGGCCACCGGCGAGATCACCACCACCCAGACGCTGATCTTCTCGGCCATCCTCGGCGGCGCCGGCATGTGGCTGCTGCACGTGTTCGCCAACGACCTGACGATGTGGCTGACCTTCGCCACGTTCCTGGGCTACGCGGTGGTCTACACGATCCTGCTGAAGCCGGCCACGCCGCAGAACATCGTGATCGGCGGGCTGTCGGGCGCCATGCCGCCGGCGCTGGGCTGGGCCGCCGTGGCGGGCACGGTGCCGGCCGAGGCGTGGTTCCTGGTGCTGATCATCTTCACGTGGACGCCGCCGCACTTCTGGGCGCTGGCGCTGTATCGCCGCGCCGACTATGCCAAGTCGGGCCTGCCGATGCTGCCCATCACCCACGGCGAGCGCTATACGCTGCTGCATATCCTGCTATACACGCTGGTGATGATCGCGGCCACGCTGCTGCCGTTCGTCTACGGCATGAGCGGCGTGATCTACCTGGTGGCGGCGCTGGGCCTTGGGCTGGTATTCCTGGGCTATGCCTGGAAGCTGTTCCGCAACTACTCGGACCAGCTCGCGCAACGCACCTTCCGCTACTCGATCCTGTACCTGTCGCTGCTGTTCGCGGCGCTGCTGGTGGATCACTACTTCAAGTTCGTGCCGCAGGTCTGA
- a CDS encoding SCO family protein — protein MPTSAPGFFATFRRLCLLALCTALLAACGQPKPSFKNVDISGASDFGKDFALQDPAGKTRTLGDFKGKVVLMFFGYTHCPDVCPTTMVELKQVMEQLGPDADKVQVLFVTVDPDRDTAALMAQYVPAFDARFLGLRPADEAALKQVTKDFKVYYAKVPGSSPNNYTMDHSAGSYVFDQNGQLRLFIRHGQGPEPIAHDLKALMS, from the coding sequence ATGCCGACCTCCGCTCCTGGCTTTTTTGCCACTTTCCGCCGTCTTTGCCTGCTCGCCCTGTGCACCGCGCTCCTGGCCGCCTGCGGCCAGCCGAAGCCGTCGTTCAAGAACGTCGATATCTCGGGCGCCAGTGACTTTGGCAAGGATTTCGCGCTGCAGGACCCGGCCGGCAAGACTCGCACGCTGGGCGACTTCAAGGGCAAGGTGGTGCTGATGTTCTTCGGCTACACCCATTGCCCGGATGTCTGCCCGACCACCATGGTCGAACTCAAGCAGGTGATGGAGCAACTGGGCCCCGACGCCGACAAGGTGCAGGTGCTGTTCGTGACGGTGGATCCGGACCGCGATACCGCCGCGCTGATGGCCCAGTACGTGCCGGCCTTCGATGCGCGCTTCCTGGGCCTGCGCCCGGCCGACGAAGCCGCGCTCAAGCAGGTGACCAAGGATTTCAAGGTGTACTACGCCAAGGTGCCCGGCTCGTCGCCGAACAACTACACGATGGACCATTCGGCCGGCAGCTACGTGTTCGACCAGAATGGCCAGCTGCGGTTGTTCATCCGCCACGGGCAGGGTCCGGAACCCATCGCGCATGACCTGAAGGCGCTGATGTCCTGA
- the rpoH gene encoding RNA polymerase sigma factor RpoH, protein MNAVLSADQTQVSRRLPTAPQSAAANSLALTFPGTLGNLDSYIQAVHRIPMLTPEEELSLARDLRDNESVDAARRMVMSHLRLVVSIARQYLGYGLPHADLIQEGNIGLMKAVKRFDPEQGVRLVSYAMHWIKAEIHEYVLKNWRMVKVATTKAQRKLFFNLRSHKQGAHTFTPEQIEAVARELNVKPEEVMEMETRMSGGDLALEGQVDDGEEEFAPIAYLADNHNEPTKVIEAKHNDRLQVEGLAEALEKLDPRSRRIIEARWLDVNDDGSGGSTLHELADEFGVSAERIRQIETAAMKKMKGALAAFA, encoded by the coding sequence GTGAACGCAGTCCTGTCTGCCGATCAAACCCAAGTTTCCCGCCGTCTGCCGACGGCGCCCCAGAGTGCTGCCGCGAACAGCCTTGCGCTGACGTTTCCGGGCACCCTGGGCAATCTGGACAGCTATATCCAGGCGGTCCATCGCATTCCGATGCTCACGCCCGAGGAAGAGCTGAGCCTGGCCCGCGACCTGCGCGACAACGAATCCGTCGATGCCGCCCGTCGCATGGTCATGTCGCACCTGCGCCTCGTCGTGTCGATCGCCCGCCAGTACCTGGGCTACGGCCTGCCGCACGCCGACCTGATCCAGGAAGGCAATATCGGCCTGATGAAGGCCGTGAAGCGCTTCGACCCCGAGCAGGGCGTGCGACTGGTGTCGTATGCGATGCACTGGATCAAGGCCGAGATCCATGAATACGTGCTGAAGAACTGGCGCATGGTCAAGGTGGCGACCACCAAGGCCCAGCGCAAGCTGTTCTTCAACCTGCGCAGCCACAAGCAGGGTGCGCATACCTTCACGCCGGAGCAGATCGAGGCCGTCGCCCGCGAGCTGAACGTGAAGCCCGAGGAAGTGATGGAGATGGAAACCCGCATGTCGGGTGGCGATCTGGCGCTGGAAGGCCAGGTCGACGATGGCGAGGAAGAATTCGCCCCCATCGCCTACCTTGCGGACAACCACAACGAGCCGACCAAGGTCATCGAGGCCAAGCACAACGACCGTCTGCAGGTCGAAGGCCTGGCCGAGGCACTGGAAAAGCTCGACCCGCGCAGCCGCCGCATCATCGAGGCGCGCTGGCTGGACGTCAACGACGACGGCTCGGGCGGCTCGACGCTGCATGAGCTGGCCGACGAATTCGGCGTGTCGGCCGAGCGTATCCGCCAGATCGAGACGGCCGCGATGAAGAAGATGAAGGGTGCGCTGGCGGCATTTGCCTGA
- a CDS encoding pirin family protein: MSAIEHLLKPHVRDIGEFTVRRLLPAATTQTVGPFIFFDHMGPVEMAPGQGMDVRPHPHIGLATVTYLFEGEIMHRDSVGSEQVIRPGDVNWMTAGTGIVHSERSPDAAREAGPRLHGIQTWVALPLAHENDPPSFHHHPGATLPRLELPGVRMTVIAGDAFGAESPVRVYSRTLYVAIEMDAGASLVIPAEHVQRGIYPVDGNLEMDGETLPAEHLVVLTPGEPVTITATMPSRVMLLGGDPTDGRRFIFWNFVASSKEAIEEASQRWQDDKFPHVPGETERIPLPVRR, encoded by the coding sequence ATGTCTGCTATCGAACACTTGCTGAAGCCGCATGTGCGGGACATCGGCGAGTTCACCGTACGCCGCCTGCTGCCCGCCGCCACGACCCAGACCGTGGGGCCGTTCATCTTCTTCGACCACATGGGTCCGGTGGAGATGGCGCCGGGGCAGGGCATGGATGTGCGCCCACATCCGCATATCGGCCTGGCCACGGTGACGTACCTTTTCGAGGGCGAGATCATGCACCGCGACAGCGTGGGCAGCGAGCAGGTCATCCGCCCCGGCGACGTGAACTGGATGACGGCCGGCACGGGCATCGTCCATTCGGAGCGTTCGCCGGACGCCGCCCGCGAGGCCGGCCCGCGCCTGCATGGCATCCAGACCTGGGTGGCGCTGCCGCTGGCCCATGAGAACGATCCGCCATCGTTCCACCATCACCCGGGCGCCACGCTGCCCAGGCTGGAACTGCCCGGCGTCCGGATGACAGTGATTGCCGGCGACGCGTTCGGCGCCGAATCGCCCGTACGCGTGTACAGCCGCACGCTCTACGTGGCCATCGAGATGGATGCGGGCGCCAGCCTGGTGATCCCGGCCGAACATGTGCAGCGGGGGATTTATCCGGTGGACGGCAACCTGGAAATGGATGGCGAGACGTTGCCCGCCGAGCACCTGGTGGTGCTGACGCCCGGCGAGCCGGTGACGATCACGGCGACCATGCCGTCGCGCGTGATGCTGCTGGGCGGCGACCCGACCGACGGCCGCCGCTTCATCTTCTGGAACTTCGTGGCCAGCAGCAAGGAAGCCATCGAGGAAGCCAGCCAGCGCTGGCAGGACGACAAATTCCCGCACGTGCCGGGCGAGACCGAGCGCATCCCGCTGCCGGTGCGGCGTTAA
- the ybiB gene encoding DNA-binding protein YbiB, whose amino-acid sequence MTTAADSPFSAAKYIKEIGRGVNGARALPREDAQALFDAMLAGRVSDIELGAVLMAYRIKGEAPHELAGMLEAAHQHCQPLAAPPDKPVVVIPSYNGARKQPNLVPLLAMLLARDGVPTLVHGVRAFHGRVTSLALFEALGVPLSATTQAAQDQLRAGSNPLAVLPIDVLSPALSTLLDKRAIIGLRNSSHTIVKMLQPVGAHTPAEALRLYSYTHPEYRETLTDYFSHEPANVLLGRGTEGEVVADARRSTRIDWLHDGHQRTMVDPVGGSIAEVPVLPAGTDVADTAVWIRKVLDGAEPVPAPIATQIATIKDCLQQATRVAWASPV is encoded by the coding sequence ATGACGACAGCAGCAGATTCGCCATTTTCGGCGGCTAAGTACATCAAGGAAATTGGCCGCGGCGTCAACGGCGCCCGCGCGTTGCCGCGCGAGGATGCCCAGGCGCTGTTCGACGCCATGCTGGCCGGCCGCGTATCCGATATCGAACTGGGCGCCGTGCTGATGGCGTACCGCATCAAGGGCGAGGCGCCGCACGAACTGGCCGGCATGCTGGAAGCCGCGCACCAGCATTGCCAGCCGCTGGCCGCGCCGCCCGACAAACCCGTCGTGGTGATTCCCAGCTACAACGGCGCCCGCAAGCAGCCCAACCTGGTGCCGCTGCTGGCGATGCTGCTGGCGCGCGATGGCGTGCCGACGCTGGTGCACGGCGTGCGCGCGTTCCACGGCCGCGTCACCAGCCTGGCCCTGTTCGAGGCACTGGGCGTGCCGCTGAGCGCCACCACGCAGGCGGCGCAGGACCAGCTGCGCGCGGGCTCGAATCCGCTGGCCGTGCTGCCCATCGATGTGCTCTCGCCCGCGCTGTCCACCCTGCTCGACAAGCGCGCCATCATCGGACTGCGCAATTCGTCGCACACCATCGTCAAGATGCTGCAGCCGGTGGGCGCCCACACGCCGGCCGAGGCGCTGCGCCTGTACAGCTACACCCATCCCGAATACCGCGAGACGCTGACCGACTATTTCTCGCACGAGCCGGCCAACGTGCTGCTGGGCCGGGGCACGGAAGGCGAGGTCGTGGCCGATGCGCGCCGCAGCACGCGCATCGACTGGCTGCACGACGGCCATCAGCGCACGATGGTGGACCCGGTGGGCGGATCGATCGCCGAAGTGCCGGTGCTGCCGGCCGGTACCGACGTGGCCGATACGGCGGTCTGGATTCGCAAGGTGCTCGATGGCGCGGAGCCGGTGCCTGCCCCCATCGCCACCCAGATCGCCACGATCAAGGACTGCCTGCAGCAGGCCACGCGCGTGGCCTGGGCCAGTCCGGTCTGA
- a CDS encoding ABC transporter ATP-binding protein, giving the protein MEKFVSIENVGQTFKTRKGPFVALRDINLSIAEGEFITLIGHSGCGKSTLLNLIAGLTTPSAGALICAGREIAGPGPERAVVFQNHSLLPWLTCFENVHLGVERVFGRAESKAQLKARTHDTLALVGLTHAETKYPHEISGGMKQRVGIARALAMQPKVLLMDEPFGALDALTRAHLQDELIKIVARTGSTVVMVTHDVDEAVLLADRIVMMTNGPAATIGEILHVDIPRPRDRVALADDKTYHACRTAVLDFLYRKQRNPALQEAA; this is encoded by the coding sequence ATGGAAAAATTCGTCAGCATCGAAAACGTCGGCCAGACGTTCAAGACGCGCAAGGGCCCGTTCGTGGCGCTGCGCGACATCAACCTGTCGATTGCCGAAGGCGAGTTCATCACGCTGATCGGGCACTCGGGCTGCGGCAAGTCCACGCTGCTGAACCTGATCGCCGGCCTGACCACGCCCAGCGCCGGCGCGCTGATCTGCGCCGGGCGCGAGATCGCTGGCCCGGGGCCGGAACGCGCAGTGGTATTCCAGAACCATTCGCTGCTGCCGTGGCTGACCTGCTTCGAGAACGTCCACCTGGGCGTGGAGCGCGTGTTCGGCCGGGCGGAAAGCAAGGCGCAGCTCAAGGCCCGCACGCACGACACGCTGGCGCTGGTGGGCCTGACCCACGCCGAGACCAAGTATCCGCACGAGATCTCGGGCGGCATGAAGCAGCGCGTGGGCATTGCCCGGGCGCTGGCGATGCAGCCCAAGGTGCTGCTGATGGACGAGCCGTTCGGCGCGCTGGACGCCCTGACGCGCGCCCACCTGCAGGACGAACTGATCAAGATCGTCGCCCGCACCGGGAGCACCGTCGTCATGGTGACCCACGACGTGGACGAGGCCGTGCTGCTGGCGGACCGCATCGTCATGATGACCAACGGCCCGGCGGCGACCATTGGCGAGATCCTGCATGTCGATATTCCGCGCCCGCGCGACCGCGTGGCGCTGGCCGACGACAAGACCTACCACGCCTGCCGCACGGCGGTGCTGGATTTCCTGTACCGCAAGCAGCGCAACCCGGCGCTGCAGGAAGCCGCCTGA
- the ntrB gene encoding nitrate ABC transporter permease, translating to MELAVNAIAPAIATPSTQGAAMDADVLDSEAKEQTRRRALELAAQARQAARRDAVAGFVLKCVPPLAGFVLFLLFWHGVATLIPALPTPGATWNAAVPLFADPFYRNGPNDQGIGWNVLASLARVAAGFGLAAVIGIPAGFLLGRFAFLNAMAAPVISLLRPVSPLAWLPIGLLLFKAANPAAIWAIFICSIWPMIINTAVGVTRVPQDYLNVARVLDLSEWKIFRSVLFPAVLPYMLTGVRLSIGTAWLVIVAAEMLTGGTGIGFWLWDEWNNLKVEHIVIAIFIIGVVGLVLEHLLLALARRFSYGNT from the coding sequence ATGGAGCTTGCCGTGAATGCCATCGCCCCCGCCATCGCCACCCCATCTACGCAAGGTGCCGCCATGGATGCAGACGTCCTCGATTCGGAAGCCAAGGAGCAGACGCGCCGCCGCGCCCTGGAGCTGGCCGCCCAGGCCCGGCAGGCCGCGCGACGCGACGCCGTGGCCGGCTTCGTGCTCAAGTGCGTGCCGCCACTGGCCGGCTTCGTGCTGTTCCTGCTGTTCTGGCACGGCGTTGCCACGCTGATTCCCGCGCTGCCCACGCCGGGCGCCACGTGGAATGCCGCGGTGCCGCTGTTCGCCGATCCGTTCTATCGCAACGGCCCGAACGACCAGGGCATCGGCTGGAACGTGCTGGCGTCGCTGGCGCGCGTGGCGGCCGGCTTTGGCCTGGCGGCCGTGATCGGCATCCCGGCTGGCTTCCTGCTGGGGCGCTTCGCGTTCCTGAACGCGATGGCCGCCCCGGTAATCAGCCTGCTGCGGCCGGTGTCGCCGCTGGCCTGGCTGCCCATCGGCCTGCTGCTGTTCAAGGCCGCCAACCCGGCCGCCATCTGGGCCATCTTCATCTGCTCGATCTGGCCAATGATCATCAACACGGCCGTGGGCGTGACCCGCGTGCCGCAGGACTACCTGAACGTGGCGCGCGTGCTCGACCTGTCCGAGTGGAAGATTTTTCGCAGCGTACTGTTCCCGGCCGTGCTGCCGTACATGCTGACCGGCGTGCGGCTGTCCATCGGCACGGCCTGGCTGGTGATCGTGGCGGCCGAGATGCTGACCGGCGGCACCGGCATCGGGTTCTGGCTGTGGGACGAGTGGAACAACCTCAAGGTGGAGCACATCGTCATCGCCATTTTCATCATCGGCGTGGTGGGGCTGGTGCTGGAGCACCTGCTGCTGGCCCTGGCGCGCCGCTTCAGCTACGGCAACACCTGA
- a CDS encoding ANTAR domain-containing response regulator, which produces MHIALQPSDRHEPPHPAPSASPPPAAASRTLSILLVRDPHDADPLNVETIRAGLAQAGFTAVQTVDADLRLPDVIAATLPDLVIIASESAARDTIEHVCVSTQHAPRPIVLFTDNDDSQRIKAALSAGITAYIVDGLRAERVKTVLDVAYARFELDQQLRAELDATRLKLAERKTVERAKGLLMESRGITEDDAYKRLRSMAMERGIKLVEAAQRVIDVMA; this is translated from the coding sequence TTGCATATTGCACTGCAACCAAGCGACCGCCATGAACCGCCGCACCCCGCCCCTTCCGCCAGTCCGCCGCCGGCCGCCGCTTCCCGCACGCTCAGCATCCTGCTGGTGCGCGACCCGCACGATGCCGATCCGCTCAATGTGGAGACCATCCGCGCCGGATTGGCGCAGGCCGGCTTCACGGCGGTGCAGACGGTCGACGCGGACCTGCGGCTGCCCGATGTGATCGCGGCCACGCTGCCGGACCTGGTCATCATCGCGTCCGAATCGGCAGCCCGCGACACCATCGAGCATGTCTGCGTGTCCACCCAGCACGCGCCGCGCCCGATCGTGCTGTTCACAGACAACGACGACTCCCAGCGCATCAAGGCCGCGCTGTCGGCCGGCATCACGGCCTATATCGTCGACGGCCTGCGCGCCGAGCGCGTCAAGACCGTGCTCGACGTGGCCTACGCCCGGTTCGAACTCGATCAGCAGCTGCGCGCCGAACTGGACGCCACCCGGCTCAAGCTGGCCGAGCGCAAGACCGTCGAACGTGCCAAGGGCCTGCTGATGGAGTCGCGCGGCATCACCGAGGACGACGCCTACAAGCGCCTGCGTTCGATGGCGATGGAGCGCGGCATCAAGCTCGTGGAAGCCGCCCAGCGCGTGATCGACGTGATGGCCTGA